A portion of the Glycine max cultivar Williams 82 chromosome 10, Glycine_max_v4.0, whole genome shotgun sequence genome contains these proteins:
- the LOC121172881 gene encoding uncharacterized protein gives MQRKFHFLVKNKATASADGGTRFTCGTQFSRKSVGSAFSCVIGNKTTPRGKHASKLKKKKEPIGDSGNGKAALSQLLALEETDHAGDAKQNRKDRQRVKMNLPLMSFLKKKRGWNNFMRARFSSGVHGDGSNVVTKFGQVKRKASLRRLVRVPSKILVLRLKLKMIKCLIIKKAPKQFEQRAEDEDRELCKKRILLGERCRPLSSPSPGYDTSNFFYPRNSYT, from the coding sequence ATGCAGAGAAAGTTTCACTTTCTTGTCAAAAACAAAGCCACTGCTAGTGCTGATGGGGGTACAAGGTTTACGTGTGGAACTCAATTCTCAAGGAAATCAGTAGGGTCGGCCTTCTCTTGTGTCATTGGAAACAAGACAACACCGCGTGGCAAGCATGCTTCCaaactgaagaaaaaaaaggagccTATTGGCGACTCAGGGAACGGAAAAGCTGCATTGTCTCAGCTTCTTGCACTGGAGGAGACTGATCATGCAGGAGATGCAAAGCAGAACAGAAAGGATAGGCAACGTGTGAAAATGAATCTTCCTTTGATGAGCTTTCTGAAAAAGAAGAGAGGATGGAACAATTTCATGAGGGCTAGATTTAGTAGTGGTGTGCATGGTGATGGCAGTAATGTTGTTACCAAGTTCGGACAAGTGAAGAGGAAGGCAAGTTTACGCCGCTTGGTTAGGGTTCCCTCTAAAATACTGGTCCTTCGCCTCAAGTTGAAGATGATAAAGTGCCTGATTATAAAGAAAGCGCCAAAGCAGTTTGAACAGAGAGCTGAAGATGAAGACAGAGAACTATGCAAAAAGAGGATTCTCTTGGGAGAGAGATGCAGGCCATTGAGTTCTCCAAGTCCAGGTTACGATACAAGTAATTTTTTCTATCCAAGAAATAGTTACACTTGA